AATGATGAAAAAAAGACACTAAAAAGAAAATATTTCTGGTTACGCCTCTTGATGCATATTCCCAATTTTTTTAAATTAGCCTTTCGTCTGGTCAGGGATAAAGATGTTCCTCTGTATCTGAAAATAATTTCTTATGCCGCTTTTATTTATGTTTTATCTCCATATGATTTAATTCCGGTTATTTTATTACCCTTTATTGGCTGGA
This is a stretch of genomic DNA from Atribacterota bacterium. It encodes these proteins:
- a CDS encoding DUF1232 domain-containing protein, which translates into the protein MANNQNDEKKTLKRKYFWLRLLMHIPNFFKLAFRLVRDKDVPLYLKIISYAAFIYVLSPYDLIPVILLPFIGWIEDVIIFYCCMKLLVNLSPPEVVEKHVKAIDMEMKQRFSQFYYKR